From the genome of Methanorbis furvi, one region includes:
- a CDS encoding arsenic metallochaperone ArsD family protein produces the protein MVKQLIIDFLYLDLNTCDRCMDTNSALDEALAELSGVLNTLGYQVSVNAVNIATREQARQYHFLSSPTIRVNGLDIFGVVTENSCCSCGEICSDTVDCRTFTYEGMTYDQPPKAMIIDCILRALYGTTPHPKAPYTLPENLERFFVGKNAKTSSTKKDLPNKTIQIFASPACCSTDCCCSGTDSEERRISATLGTLLRHGIIIERCNFNSIPVSGKEPFTPPVTVLDGSVVLSGRYPTDAEIVQWLGLPADLLEKLKKGGCC, from the coding sequence ATGGTAAAGCAGTTAATAATTGATTTTTTGTACCTGGATCTGAATACCTGTGACCGCTGTATGGATACGAACAGCGCATTAGATGAAGCTCTTGCTGAACTCTCCGGCGTGCTGAACACCCTGGGTTATCAGGTCAGCGTGAATGCTGTCAACATCGCCACCAGAGAACAAGCCCGCCAGTATCACTTTTTGAGTTCTCCAACCATCCGGGTAAACGGTCTTGATATTTTTGGAGTTGTTACTGAAAACAGCTGTTGCAGTTGCGGCGAAATTTGCAGTGATACTGTAGACTGCCGGACATTCACCTATGAAGGCATGACCTATGATCAGCCGCCGAAAGCAATGATCATCGACTGCATCCTGCGTGCACTGTATGGAACCACACCACATCCAAAAGCACCTTACACTCTGCCTGAAAATCTGGAGCGATTCTTTGTAGGAAAAAATGCCAAAACCTCCTCGACGAAAAAAGATCTCCCCAACAAAACAATCCAGATCTTTGCCTCCCCTGCATGCTGTTCAACCGACTGCTGCTGTTCGGGCACTGACTCTGAAGAACGCCGCATTTCTGCGACGCTTGGCACACTCCTGCGACACGGAATAATAATTGAACGCTGTAATTTCAACAGCATACCAGTCAGCGGTAAAGAGCCATTCACTCCTCCGGTCACCGTACTGGATGGCAGCGTTGTGTTAAGCGGCAGGTATCCAACCGATGCAGAGATAGTACAATGGCTGGGTCTGCCAGCCGACCTGTTGGAAAAATTGAAAAAAGGCGGATGCTGCTGA